Within the Hermetia illucens chromosome 6, iHerIll2.2.curated.20191125, whole genome shotgun sequence genome, the region cattttttttctggttATTAATCCTATCTAAAAAAACTTCATTGTTGAAATTGACGAAAAAACATTTAATCAGAATTTACAAGGTCATCAAGAACGCCTTCCTGTAACAGGACTGGTAGTAACTCGTTCACATACGACAAATAGTTATCTTGTCTGTAGAGTATTTTCATCGGGCTTGAATCCTCAAACAAGGTCTCCATTTGTTCTGTCATTTGCTTCGGATCTCCACAAAACATTGCTGTGAAAgtagaaaggaaaaataaatctgaaaatagAGAAGGAGAAGACACGATTAAATAAATTGGTTTGATTTAAATATTGGAATAAATTGGAACACTTCTGTATGTATGTCAAATATAAaagatattggaaaatttgagaACATAAATATTTTCTTAGTAAATGGTCCCCCATCGAAATGTTAAATACGTTCAGCACCGCTTAACTATGGTTACCAGATGAGAAGCGATATTTCTTTCAAATACCCTAAAGGATcagtaataatttatttattgcatATACCTTCCATGtggctggtggtcaaagggtagtataggtcccagggcgaaacggggattggtacccacgacggaGGATAAAcgctgggaaatgcctgctgaaccaacaccaacagctctactaccaaaccctatctccaccttcacgtggtgaccgttgggagctctttcttaacaaaaagctgcagacggatcactctcaagaccattcgacatcaacaacggtctacgacaaggggatgccctatcatgcgtcctctttaacctggccctcgagaaagtgatccgtgatgctgagataaacgcaagaggtacgatcctctttaagtccacccaactattggatGAGTGAGGCgagaagctgcctaaatcgaaggaagattgatatcctttctaagcggtatctcgaattactgataccgagggacaacatgacaacgaggtttcacttcgataagaagtttgaaacacgttggagtaacaaggcaaactgggagagcgtggctgcgacatacggcttaaaccagcaactgattacttggtagactgacggatccctcacagcagagggaacgggtgccggtgtcattggtccaaggaaaatgtacttcgagccaatgggcaggtacactagcatattccaggtggaaatttacgccatagacaaatgtgcctccttttatctgcaaaggaactacagggggcagagcatagctattctcaccgatagccaagcagcgatcaaggcacttagttccaaacaggtgaactctaaactggtatgggaatgccttgagagactgaatacactcggctcgtccaacaaggtctggatactttggattccaggccatgttgggttggaaggcaacgaggcagcgaatgaactagccaagaagggagcaggggtgcctttacacgggccagaacccttctgtggaatcggaaacggttgagggaactatattgggcgggcctaccagggatggagcagtccagggtgcttattgggggatacgaacccatgcgtacaaaggattgcttaaacctcaccaaaaagaacctccgaatccgatccgaatcatagtgggaattatcactggtcattgtcggctgaactatcaccttagcgaagctagggatatctacggacactgtctgcaggttttgtgaggaggaggacgaaacctctatgcacgtcctgggacagtgtccggcacttgtgcaaagtaggtcgatacatctgggagaacacttaataccagatgcaaagctgaaacatctgcaagtggggaacatactaaagttcctaacggttacaggcctgcttgagatactatgatcaataggtacactataaccagtaaaaggggcacaatagttctccaaggacgcggtgcgactttcccttaacagaataagaataataataataaactactggcctatgctgacgatatcgacatcatgggaagaaccaccccagATGTaaaaaccgccttcatccagatcgagcaggcggtaatttcgaattggggcgagatcttgggctgcacatcaatatatggtggcagcgtcagcaccgaaaaccaaccaaccagcaacatcaaactgcactggtcaaacgagaagaataaagataggagaatacaactttgagaccgttgatagtttctcctatctagggtcgagaatcacaaccgataacagctacgatgatgaaattcgcgcatggttgttgtcagctaacagagcctatttcagtttacaagaactgttccgcccgaaacgtctcaccatacggtcaaagctctttctgtacaagactatgattttgccagtcctcatgtatttctcggaaacttgggttcttagcaagaaaatttgcgaactcttggccgcgttcgagagaagaatcctgcgaagaatttttggcccctacatgaggatggacgattctgtaacctacataacgacgaaatctatgagcgatactacaaccgtcaagttgtggataaaatccggctcaacaggttgcggtgggcgggtcacttaatccgtatggatgaggatgatccagctcggaaaatctataagggcaatatctatggtacaaaaataagacgaggcagaccctgcctaagatggagcaatggtgtaTGCCAgtacgtcagacagcttttagtgatagcgaattggtagacctctgggcaaaacctggatgtctggagttccttattaaggcaggtctagaccggataccggttgttgcaccgttgatgatgattctgttTCCCATCAGGTGCTGGTTATTTTCGAGGCTAAGGTTAGTACCTTTTTTGTAAGCAAATTGAGATAAATTCGTAAATCTACTGCCAAGCAAGGTATGTTCGGTCTAATAAGATTTTCGTTGCTGGTCAATCGAAACCGATTTAACTTTTCGACATGCCCCGTGTGTGAGTAATTACTTATAGAAAGTGTCCTTCTCCACCATAACAGAAATCTTCTTAGGTACGTAGCACTTcagaattgtgatgctccttaacctagaaTGGAATCTCGCAGTAAAGATTCGCTTATAAACCGGCTGCAGTAGGCTCCAGTAACAGACAAATACCCAGTTCATGTTTACTACTGGTAggttttccaaagtacaaacaACGGTACTACGAGAGGGGGAGGAGTATTATCCGGAACACATTATAAATGATTCGATAAACAAAGTTCTCTATCCCTGCCAAAAGAGTTCCGAAATTTGCAGGGTGCCTCTCTCTTGTGTGTCTACTTTTGCTGGCGGTCGGAAACTGAAGGAGAACCCCAAGGCCCATCCTGAGCCACGTTGGAAGTCAAGCTGGAAGAAGTGCTTGAGTCGTGCCAGGGCATTAAAGGGGCCGTTATATAGTGGGTGAAGCGGTCTCCGAGAAGGGTCCATTCTAATCAGGACGAGGGAGCATGTCTCGAGGTCCTGGTATTGCCGACCTGTGACATCGTGTGTCGGGAAAGTTGAGTCGGCCGCAGTCTTTAAAATACTTCCCTGAGTAGACGGAGCATGCTGGAGTCACTTAACCCaccaggccaccgcgtaaacctatcgaAGATTGTGAGGCAATGCTTGTATTCGTGCGAGTCTCACGAAGGGCCATTGATGTCaaggtggatggtgtggaagcgcgtGGTCGGCGGAGGCAATACGCCTACTGccttttttacgtgcttgttgatcttacacttctggcacgcgatgcactgtctgtccCAAGAGTTCAcgttcttgttcatggacggccagaagtttTTTCCGGTGACTAGCCGGTTTGTCGTTTTGATGCTAGGGTGCGGAAGATCGTGTACAGCGTGGAATACTTTATTGCGAAAATTGGCCGGAATTAATGgtctgggtcccttatctgatGTCTCGgagagtaagtaggagtttaagccgaagataggaaactccttgagcTTATATTTGGGGTTTgtcctcaggctctgaagctctgcatcGTGTCTCTGCGCCTCGCCGATTGCCGATAATAATCGACCGCGGTGGGGattgtgacctccgagattcgcgaCAAAATGTCCGCAACGGccttgtcttttccagacacgtgttggtaTGTCAAAAGTAagctggctgatgaagctcagttgctgGAATTGCCGAggagatgctttgtcgggcttttgtttaagcgcgaacGTAAGgggtttatggtccgtgaacacagtcAACGCCCtgtcctcaagggagaaacggaagtatttaatgaagTGGTAGGTGGCGAGCAGCTGACGattgtaggcgctgtagttacatTGAGTTGGGTTGCGTTATttcgaaaagaagaagaaggcttGCGAGCTTTGGTTCACCTGCTGGTGAGGAACAGCGCCTACCGCTGTGCCCGAGGCATCGACTAACAAGGCTAgggtgcatctggctgaggaaatgccaggagtgtagcattaacaagctgttgtttaacTGTTTTAAACGCCTGGATGCCTGTGATTCAACTCTACCGTCTTTACTTTTACTTATAGGCCCGAAAGAGCAAGACAAGCCCATTTAAACTTTTTTGAATGTTCCAAATATAGATAATCTAGCTCCGCTATTCGTTATTATATCTCGAAAACTGGCACGATTTTGTGCCACTTAAATGCTGAGATATTAGTAATTTCTAACTTACCCAACTGTCGGTAAGATTTCAAATCTTGTAGTAGTTGCTCAAATACAGGTAAAGGTTCCTTGCAGTCAGATTTCTTCAGAACATCAATGAACGTATCGAAATAAACTCTATAAGCTTTTGCGCGCATCCCAGGTGGTATAATGGCCGACATGTAGACGAGGTCGAAGGCTGGTGATCCCCAGTGGCATATTTGAAAATCAACCTGAATGTTTGTCAATTATGAAATCGGTCATTGGTCAAATTACTTGATTGAGTTTTACCAGGACGACTTCTGAAACATCTACTTCATTTTTGCCCTTGAACATCATGTTTTTGATGTGGTAGTCGCCATGATTGAGGACATTGTAAGAGCCAGGGGCATTGACAGACTGCTtgcatttttccacgattttttCGAAAGATATTTTGCTGAGCTTTTCCGAGGCTTCTTCAAAACCAGGCAAGGTATCCACCAGTTCTTTAAAGTATCCAAATCCGTCTCGAAAAAATGTCATAACATTAAAGTCACCAATATTGAAAATACCTCCTTTTCGGTTGAAACCTTTGTGACCCTGGAAGATGAAAGATTTAACTCACATGTTCTGCAATTTAAATTTAGGTAGTATTTacctccgttgctagcttgaaCGTGGCCGCATGATATTGGGCAAGCTTGGAGAAAATTATCGCGGTGTCATTTTCGTTTGGAATCAATCTTGGAAACATGAAGTATTCGAGCTTCTTTAGGTCTTCAAAAGCTATAACCTTATGTGGTTCTGTTGATTGGTAAATCATTCTACAAAACGGAACTATTGAATATCAATGGAAGCCCAAATGTATTTAGGATTCTCACTTTGCAGCCAGCAATTCATGGTAGCCTGCATTCTTTAAGATTTTTGCACATTCATTCAAAACTTCTGAGTACATGAAAATTTCGGTGCCAAAAAAGTCTATTTCAGTGTTACCCAAGATTTCTTTCTTAATTCCGTCAACGACTGGTAAGGTTTTGATTATTATCGAACAGCTTTCATTTGGATGATCTTGTGCTGAAAATGTGATATTTGCTCTAAACATGATGCTGGCAAAGTGGTCGCCAAGAGTAGTAGCCGGGGAGATTTGGTAGTCCTTAACCTGTAATGTGAAAACTGGACTCTATTAGCTCAAGTTCTGCACTTACCACTTCTAGAGACTCAACTGGTATCGTTCAAGTATTACTTCCCCGCGATCTTCGCTAGTCCCGCTCAACTTATGTCACTGTATCAGCATGTCCCTGTATAGCATTACTCGAAATAACTGGGTTCAATGTCAATTGCGAAAAAATTTTTCTCGTTTATGATTCGCAGTCGTAATGTGTTGAATTACATAAGTGGAGCGGGAGTCACCTGATGTTGTGTTTCCACAACATCACGAAGAAGTGCACCAAGTGCAGGCAGTCATACTGGACAGAACCTCTATTTGGAATGGTCTCAACTTCCTCACCGTCACATTTTTCAGATCTCCATTGTATTCAAGAACTTCCTTCAGAAAATTCGAATTAACCCACTCTGGTGCTTCCAATTCATCCGTATTGAAGCTCATTGTGTTATTTTCACTACAAAATTGTGGGCCTTGACTATTTCAACGATCAACACTGAATGATTTTCTTCTACTCTAAAGGGGTCCGAAGTGGCCATGGATTTCACAATTTAATTTATCAGCCGACTTGACGTAATTCTCCAAATTGTAGAGATAAAAAATAATCAATCTACAGAAAATTTACTATGCCAATTACTCGCATTCCTCACAGAAGTTTTGATGTAACAGAAAGAGCTACTTCATACAGGGTGCGAcagcataatttcctttttttaaaactcaattaaaactattgtatgcatcggaaaatatttatttataatgtaggtacatgtctaaagcttttatttacattgttttgaagatcaaatctgttaggtgacgtcccccattctccatacattgcgtaaaccgatttctggcgtttgtcatgactcttgttagcatagcaggttttatgttggcaatttcttcttggatgttggtcttcgaatcttgtagggttcttggacggttgacataaacacgggatttcaaaaaaccccatagaaaaaaatcacaaggggacagatcgggagagcgtgccggccattccaaatcgcctctaattgagataaggcgctgtggaaagtgttccctcaaaacagccatcgatgctcttgaagtgtgtgctgttgcaccgtcttgttggaaccaagtgtccttcttcttctttttcttcagcctttgtcccgttcacaagcgggatcggctcgtcgtgatcggcttcgccatttggctctatcgaatgcctgatctgggtgcaatctcgaggctttcaattccccatccagcgtatcaagccaccgttgcttaggtctgttcagaccaatctcgacaagttaattctcgtttgcacgaattgcgtgaccataccatcgaagacgcctctctggcaacttttccacgatcggtgcaaccccataacgatcgcggatatcctcatttcggatgtgatttaaacgtgtgacgccactaatccaacgtagcatcttcgtctccattaccgcaagacgccgttcattgtcttttatggttggccaacactcagaaccatagagagcgactggacgaacgacattgcggtaaattttagatttgagacgttcgttgatacgtcgatcataaaggacaccagttgtggaacgacacttcatccaggttgtgttaatgcgtgaagcaatttcataaagcagttctccattggctgatagcgttgacccgaggtatttaaatcgctcagttctgggcagatcactaccgctgacagtgattgtgcctgtttcatggggatcggtcgtcaaaaattcagttttgtttaaattcaatctgagaccgtgttgcatgaggcgatcattccatttttgaacaagttgttcgagatcatttttgctatcagatgctaggaaaaaatcatctgcataaagcagtgtatagggcgctggacgttggatatcccgtgtgacggtgtccataacaaggacaaagaggaatggtgagagggcacttccttgatgaacaccaacagagacacgaagcggttttgatacacccgccatacttcgaactttacttttcggatcgtggtagagcaattgaacccagcgcacgagttcttctggcacgaagtgttgtcgtaaagcataccagatgagttcgtgtggtacacgatcaaacgctttctctagatccagaaaggcaatgtaaagagggcgatgcttctcacggtgtttctccatgagtaaccgcgcagcgtgtattgcgtcagtagttccgcagttcttgacaaatccggcttgattcacggttatttcaacgatttcgcgaatacggttgtcaagaatgcgttcaaaaatcttcatggtatgggaaagtaaccggatcggacggtaatttgaacattctgctggactacctttctttttccatattggaacagtggtactttcttgtcagtcagatggtgttcttccttcctgaataacccggttaaagaattcactgagccacagtgttgggtcccagctcttcgctttccagagctcagatgcgatgtcgtcaggtcctgttgctttccccgatttcatttgttttattgcctcctcgacttcagttgcgttgactgATGGAACTGCTGCTgctggcaatgattgtggaagtggaggatgagcaaattcttcagttgaaatctgctcgaagtatcctcgccatctatccgttgcagatcgacggttggtaagcaaagtaccgttcttgtcattaacacaacagtagtgttcgatatcctgtgtgcgttcatcacggcttttagcaagtcgatacagatctctctcgccatcccgagtgtccagtttatcgtaaagatttttgaaatggttcgctcgggtgacagcgaccgctttctttgcttcccggttggcatttttataaatttgccaattagcaggtgttttatcgtc harbors:
- the LOC119660439 gene encoding uncharacterized protein LOC119660439 isoform X2, which translates into the protein MFRANITFSAQDHPNESCSIIIKTLPVVDGIKKEILGNTEIDFFGTEIFMYSEVLNECAKILKNAGYHELLAAKMIYQSTEPHKVIAFEDLKKLEYFMFPRLIPNENDTAIIFSKLAQYHAATFKLATEGHKGFNRKGGIFNIGDFNVMTFFRDGFGYFKELVDTLPGFEEASEKLSKISFEKIVEKCKQSVNAPGSYNVLNHGDYHIKNMMFKGKNEVDVSEVVLVDFQICHWGSPAFDLVYMSAIIPPGMRAKAYRVYFDTFIDVLKKSDCKEPLPVFEQLLQDLKSYRQLDLFFLSTFTAMFCGDPKQMTEQMETLFEDSSPMKILYRQDNYLSYVNELLPVLLQEGVLDDLVNSD
- the LOC119660439 gene encoding uncharacterized protein LOC119660439 isoform X1 codes for the protein MSFNTDELEAPEWVNSNFLKEVLEYNGDLKNVTVKDYQISPATTLGDHFASIMFRANITFSAQDHPNESCSIIIKTLPVVDGIKKEILGNTEIDFFGTEIFMYSEVLNECAKILKNAGYHELLAAKMIYQSTEPHKVIAFEDLKKLEYFMFPRLIPNENDTAIIFSKLAQYHAATFKLATEGHKGFNRKGGIFNIGDFNVMTFFRDGFGYFKELVDTLPGFEEASEKLSKISFEKIVEKCKQSVNAPGSYNVLNHGDYHIKNMMFKGKNEVDVSEVVLVDFQICHWGSPAFDLVYMSAIIPPGMRAKAYRVYFDTFIDVLKKSDCKEPLPVFEQLLQDLKSYRQLDLFFLSTFTAMFCGDPKQMTEQMETLFEDSSPMKILYRQDNYLSYVNELLPVLLQEGVLDDLVNSD